The sequence GTCCCGCTATGGCCCAAAGTATCGCTCAGTTCTTCCAGCAGGAAAGCACTCACCACTTCCTGAATAAACTGCGCCAGGCAGGAGTAGCGATGAGGGCGCAGCATTCTGCCAAGCCTCAGATTTTTGCGGGGAAAAGCATTGTGGTGACGGGATCTTTAGAGCGCTGGGATCGCCACTATGTAGAGACCATGATCGAAGAGTTCGGAGGCAAGGCTGCCAGCGGTGTCAGCAAGAAAACCGCCTTTGTGGTCGCCGGGGAGAAGGCCGGTTCCAAGCTGGTCAAGGCCAGAGAACTGGGGATCCCGGTTTTAAGCGAAGAGGAATTTGCTGAGCTGTTGCCCTAAAAACTTGATTTTTGTTCCAGAAAAATGTATATTTACCCATAAAATTGTTGTAATATACATTCTGAGGCTATAGTATTAAACTCTAACCGTTATTTTGTACAGGGGATGGTGAATGAAGTGAAAATCTCTCGCGAAGAAGTAGAACATGTGGCCTTTCTGGCCCGCTTGGCATTGACGGAAGAAGAATTGGTGACCAATACAGAACAGTTAAACTCCATTCTGGACTATGCCGCCATGCTGGAAAAGCTGAATACGGACGATATAAAACCCACAGCCCATGCAGTGCCCTTACATAATGTGCTGCGGGAAGATCAGGTTAAGCCCTCCATGGCCCGGGAAAAGGTGCTGGCTAATGCACCTGATGCCCAGGATGGTTTCTTTAAAGTACCGCGGATTGTTTAAGGTTGTTTATATCTGAAAGGAGAAAAGAACTTCATGGAGATGACTGCGCTGACCATTGGTGAGCTGCATGAGTTATTGGAGAGCAAGAAGCTCAGTGCTACAGAGCTCACCCAAGGGTTTTTGGATAGAATTGAAGCCGTAGATCCCGATATCAGAGCCTTTATTACAGTTACCAAGCAAGAAGCCCTTGCCCAGGCCAAGGCTGTGGATGAAAAATTAGGGCGGGGAGAGAAGCTGGGGATTTTAGAGGGGATTCCCATGGCCCTGAAAGATAATCTTTGCACAGAAGGAATTCGCACAACCTGTTCCTCTAAAATTCTCGAGAATTTCATTCCCCCTTATCAAGCTACAGTGGCGGAGAAGTTGCATGACTCAGGCGCCGTTCTGTTAGGCAAGCTCAATATGGATGAATTCGCCATGGGCTCTTCTACGGAGAACTCAGGATTTTTCAACACTCGCAATCCCTGGGATCCGGAACGGGTACCGGGAGGATCTTCCGGAGGTTCTGTAGCTGCGGTGGCCGCCGACCAAGCGGTGTATGCCTTAGGTTCCGATACAGGGGGCTCGATTCGCCAGCCGGCAGCTTTCTGCGGTGTGGTGGGTCTAAAGCCTACCTATGGTGCCGTGTCCCGTTATGGGCTGATCGCCTATGCCTCTTCCCTGGATCAAATCGGGCCGGTGACGAAAACTGTAAGAGATAATGCGCTGATCCTTAACGCTATCGCCGGACATGATGGGAAGGATTCCACTTCGGCCGTCTTTGAGAAACCGGATTATACTCAATTCTTAAGCGAGGATATCCGGGGCTTACGCATCGGCGTACCCAAGGAGTACTTTGGACAAGGGCTGGCTCCCCAGGTGGAAGGGGTTATTCAAGAAGCCCTGCGTACTTATGAAAGTCTGGGAGCGATCGTTGAAGAATGCTCCCTGCCCCACACGGAATATGCTATGCCAGCTTATTATTTGATTGCCACGGCAGAAGCCAGCTCCAACCTGGCCCGTTATGATGGGGTTCGCTATGGCCAGCGGGCCGAAGGGGCTGAAGATGTGATCGGGATGTTCTGCCAAACCCGGGCGGAAGGTTTCGGCCCAGAGGTTAAACGCCGGATCATGCTGGGCACCTATGCCTTAAGTGCCGGCTATTATGATGCCTATTATTTGAAAGCCCAAAAGGTGAGGACCTTAATCGTTCGGGACTTTGAAGAGGCTTTGGCAAAATTTGATGTGCTCCTTTCCCCGACAACCCCCACCACCGCTTTCCGCATCGGGGAGAAATCCGGAGATCCCCTGACCATGTATCTGTCTGATGTCTGCACGGTTCCCATTAACCTGGCCGGTATCCCTGCCATATCCATTCCGGCCGGCTTTGCGGACGGACTGCCCGTGGGCATGCAGCTGATGGGGAAACATTTTGCTGAAGGAACCCTCTATAAAGCGGCCTACGCCTTTGAGAAAAATACCGCCTTCCATACTATGAAACCGGGTCTAGGCAAAGGAGGTGCGCGGTAATGAGCGTTTTTGAACATTATGAAATGGTCTGCGGTGTGGAAGTCCATGTGGAATTGGCCACCAAGACCAAGATTTTCTGCAATTGCTCCACTGAGTTTGGGGGAGAGCAGAATACCCATGTCTGCCCGGTTTGCCTGGGACTGCCCGGAGTATTGCCGGTTCTCAACCGTGAAGTGGTCAATCTGGCCATCAAAGCGGGCCTGGCATTAAATTGCGACATTGCCGACTTCTCTAAATTTGATCGCAAGAATTATTTTTATCCGGATGCCCCTAAGAACTTTCAGACATCCCAGTATGATCTGCCCATCTGCAAAAACGGCTGGTTGGAATTTGCGGTGGACGGGGAAAAGAAGCGGGTCGGCATAACCCGGGCTCATATGGAAGATGATGCAGGAAAATTGGTGCATAGCGGCGCCACCATCTCCACCTCGGAAGAGTCTTTTGTGGATTACAACCGGACCGGAGTGCCTCTCCTGGAGATTGTATCAGAGCCGGATATGAGGTCTATTGCTGAAGTGGTAAGCTTTTTAGAAGAAATGGTGCGGACCATTCAGTACACGGAAGTCTCCGATTGCCGGATGGAACAAGGATCGATTCGCTTTGATATCAATGTGTCCCTGCGCCCCCACGGACAGCAGGAGTTTGGCACCCGGACCGAAACGAAGAATCTCAATTCCTTCAGCTCGGTACGGCGCTGCCTGGAATATGAAATTGGGCGGCAGGCTCAGCTTTTAGAGCATGGGGAAAAAGTTATTCAGGAAACCCGGACCTGGGATGAGGGCAAGGGGGTTACCCTTTCCTTGCGTTCTAAGGAGGAGGCTCATGATTACCGCTATTTTCCGGAGCCGGATCTGGTGCCCTTGGTCATCGCCAGGGAGTGGGTGGAAGAAATCCGCCAAACCCTTCCGGAAATGCCGGCCGCGCGCCGGGAACGCTATCAGTCCCTGGGGCTGACGGAGTATGACGCGGGAGTGCTCACCGCATCCAAGGCACTGTCGGATTTTTTTGACGAGGCGTTGAAACATTATGCAGATGCCAAGACCTTGGCCAATTGGGTCATGGGGGAATTCACCCGTCTCCTCAATGCCGGACAAATCGCTGTGGAAGAATCCCCGGTGCGGCCCTCTCAGCTGGCTCAGCTCCTGACTTTGATCGAAAAAGGAGCCATCAGCGGTAAGATCGGCAAAACGGTTATAGAGGAAATGTTTGCATCCGGGAAGGACCCGGAAGTTATCATCAAAGAGAAGGGCTTAGCCCAAATCAGCGATACAGCTGCCTTGCTGAAGCTGGTGGATGAAGTGATTGCCGCTCATCCCCAATCGGTGGAAGACTATAAGGCCGGCAAAGACCGGGCCATCGGCTTCCTGGTCGGTCAGATCATGAAGGCCACCAAAGGCCAGGCTAACCCCGGCGTGGTCAACGACTTACTAAAGGAGCAGCTGGCGAAGTTTTAAGTCTAAAGTTCAGTAAAGCTCAGAAGATTTGCTTAAGAAGCTTCTTTTCCGGACATAGTCTTGGAAGGGAAGCTTTTTAGCAAGATAGGCACAAGATGGGCAAAGAATAATTATTTTGCTGAAGAAAATTGGTCTAATTAGGGAT comes from Desulfitobacterium chlororespirans DSM 11544 and encodes:
- the gatB gene encoding Asp-tRNA(Asn)/Glu-tRNA(Gln) amidotransferase subunit GatB, with translation MSVFEHYEMVCGVEVHVELATKTKIFCNCSTEFGGEQNTHVCPVCLGLPGVLPVLNREVVNLAIKAGLALNCDIADFSKFDRKNYFYPDAPKNFQTSQYDLPICKNGWLEFAVDGEKKRVGITRAHMEDDAGKLVHSGATISTSEESFVDYNRTGVPLLEIVSEPDMRSIAEVVSFLEEMVRTIQYTEVSDCRMEQGSIRFDINVSLRPHGQQEFGTRTETKNLNSFSSVRRCLEYEIGRQAQLLEHGEKVIQETRTWDEGKGVTLSLRSKEEAHDYRYFPEPDLVPLVIAREWVEEIRQTLPEMPAARRERYQSLGLTEYDAGVLTASKALSDFFDEALKHYADAKTLANWVMGEFTRLLNAGQIAVEESPVRPSQLAQLLTLIEKGAISGKIGKTVIEEMFASGKDPEVIIKEKGLAQISDTAALLKLVDEVIAAHPQSVEDYKAGKDRAIGFLVGQIMKATKGQANPGVVNDLLKEQLAKF
- the gatC gene encoding Asp-tRNA(Asn)/Glu-tRNA(Gln) amidotransferase subunit GatC, yielding MKISREEVEHVAFLARLALTEEELVTNTEQLNSILDYAAMLEKLNTDDIKPTAHAVPLHNVLREDQVKPSMAREKVLANAPDAQDGFFKVPRIV
- the gatA gene encoding Asp-tRNA(Asn)/Glu-tRNA(Gln) amidotransferase subunit GatA; translation: MEMTALTIGELHELLESKKLSATELTQGFLDRIEAVDPDIRAFITVTKQEALAQAKAVDEKLGRGEKLGILEGIPMALKDNLCTEGIRTTCSSKILENFIPPYQATVAEKLHDSGAVLLGKLNMDEFAMGSSTENSGFFNTRNPWDPERVPGGSSGGSVAAVAADQAVYALGSDTGGSIRQPAAFCGVVGLKPTYGAVSRYGLIAYASSLDQIGPVTKTVRDNALILNAIAGHDGKDSTSAVFEKPDYTQFLSEDIRGLRIGVPKEYFGQGLAPQVEGVIQEALRTYESLGAIVEECSLPHTEYAMPAYYLIATAEASSNLARYDGVRYGQRAEGAEDVIGMFCQTRAEGFGPEVKRRIMLGTYALSAGYYDAYYLKAQKVRTLIVRDFEEALAKFDVLLSPTTPTTAFRIGEKSGDPLTMYLSDVCTVPINLAGIPAISIPAGFADGLPVGMQLMGKHFAEGTLYKAAYAFEKNTAFHTMKPGLGKGGAR